The following DNA comes from Candidatus Binatia bacterium.
GGGAGAGGGAAGGGTGAGGGACAAAGGCCTTGGAGAGAATGAGTACGATGACTCCCGTATCCTAGCTTAGGCTCAAGCCCCCGTCCACGATCAATGTCTGTCCCGTAACGAAGTCGCCGCCCGTCACGAGGCCGACAATGGCCGACGCTACGTCTTCCGGCCTGGCGATGCGCTTCAGAGGATAACCCGAACCTGCTTTCGCCCTCACCCGATCGTAGTCGGCCGCGTAATGTTTCTTCATCCAGGGTGTGTCGGTGAACGCGGGCGCCACCGCGTTGACTCTCACCTTGGGCGCCAGTGCGACGGCGAGACCGCGCGTGAGATGGATCAACGCGGCTTTGGCCGTGCCGTAGGCGAGGGACGACATCGTCGCGGGCGCGATAACGCCGGAGATCGAGGCGACATTGATGATCATGCCGCCCGATTTCACCAGCAGCGGCGCGGCGGCGCGAACGCAGCGGAACGCGCCTTTCACATTGACGTCGAGAATGTCGTCCCAGACTTCGTCGGTTAAGCTCGCCAAATCTTTCACCGGAACCCAGTGTGTCACGCCCGCGTTGTTGACGAGCACGTCGAGGCGGCGGAAATGCTTTTTAACTTCCCGGAACATGCGCCGCACTTCGTCATCGTTCTTCACGTCCGCATGCACACAGAAAGTGCGCGCGCCGGTCTTACTCGCCTGCGCCGCGACTTTTTCGGCCTCCTTCTTCGCCGTCCGGTAATTGATCGCGACGCTGGCGGCGCCGGCCCTCGCTAACGCGAGCACGGTGGCCGCGCCGATTCCCGTCGCCGCGCCGGTCACCAGGGCCACCTTCCCCTTCAACTCCATCGCCCCTCCCCATTTTGGATTTTAGATCCTTCGACTTGGCTCAGGACAGGTTTTGGATTTTGGATTGAATTGAAACTTCGGAATCCGGAATTCATCCTTCAGCCCTCATCCTTCATCTTTTTTCTGACTTTCGCCGTTTCTTCTACGTCGATCACCCACTGCTCCGGCAAACGCACCAGCTCGTCATCGCGTCCGGTGAAGCGAATAACCACGCCGTAGTCCCGCGCCGCGGCTTCCACCGTCACATAACCCGCGATCACATCCTGACGCACCCGCTCAGGATCGCGGCTGAGAGGGTCGCCGTAGCCGCCGCCGCCGGGAAGATTCAGATGAACGGCCTGGCCGCGCGCAAGCTCGATCTGTGACTTGGGATTCGGACGCGCGCCGTTATCCAGCGCCAGCTCGCCGGCCAAGCCCGGCTTGCCGCCGAGCAGACCCGGCGCGGCATATCTCGTTCGATCGACGATCGAACTGACGCTCCATCCTCCTTCGCCGCGGCTGGTAAATTCCGTGAGTTGCCCCAAACCGCCGCGCCAGCCGCCGGCGCCGCCGGAATCGGCGCGCAGCTCGCGCCGCCGCATCACCAGCGGCGAAAGGCTTTCGATCACCTCAGCCGGCACGCCCGCCACGCCGCTGGGAAAGCCGACGGCGCTGAGGCCGTCTTTCGTCGGCCGCGCGCCGGTGCCGCCGACCTGGAAGATCGTCATCGTAAACGGCGGATTCTGCCCGCGCCACACGCTGAGCCAGATCGGATCGGCGCCCGGCACGAGGAGACGCCCGGGCAAGGCGTCTGCCAGCGCGGCGAAGATCGCGCTCGGCACGAAATGGCCGACGGCCTGGCGGCTCGCCACCGGCGCGGGCTCGAGCGCGTTCAGAATGCTCCCCGGCGGCGCGCTCACGCGGACGGGGCGGAAGCTTCCCTCGTTGTGCGGTACGTCCGGATAAATCGCCGCCTTGACGGCGAAGCTCGCGTAGGCATGCGTGTAGTTCAGCACGACGTTGATGCCGTGCGCGCTCTCGGGCGATGAACCGGCAAAGTCGATTAGAATCTCGTCGTCCTCGACCGCCACGCGGCAGCGAATCACTATCGGCTCTTCGAAGCCGTCGCTCCAGGTCTCGCTTTGCCACTCTCCTTTCGGCAGCGCGCGGATTTTTTCCCGCACGGCGGCCTCGGATCGGCGGATGATCTCCTCGGCGGCGGGATCGATGCTTTCGAGCCCGAATTCTTTCATCATCTCGAGCAACGCCCGGCCGCCGGCGTCGTTGCACGCGGTCTGCGCGTAGAGGTCGCCCACGACTTCGTCCGGCTGGCGCACGTTCGCGCGGATAATCTGGAGCAGAATTTTGTTCGCCTCGCCGCGCTCGAAGAGCTTCATGATCGGCAGCCGTAGGCCTTCCTCGTAGACCTCGCGCGCTTCGGCGGAAAGAATCCGGCCGCCGATATCGGCGGCGTGGCAGGTGTTGGCGAAGAACGCGACCAGCCGTCCGTCTTTAAAAATCGGCGTCGTGATCGTGATATCGTTGATCTGTCCCGCGGTCATCCAGGGGTCGTTGGTGATAAGTACGTCGCCGGGCGCGAGCTTCTCGCGCGGAAACGCTGCGAGGAAATGGGGCATCGAGCTCGCCATGGCGTTGATGTGGCCGGGCGTGCCGGTGATCGACTGGGCGATCATATGCCCTTTCGTGTCGAACACGCCGCAGGCGAGGTCCTGGCTCTCGCGGACAATTGTACTAAAGGCGGTGCGGATCAGCGCGTCCTGCTGCTCGTTGGCGACCGAGAGCAGCCGGTTCCAGATGACTTCGAGAGTAACCGGGTCTATGGAGTTACCGACCATGGGCAAATTCCACGATGACGTTGAGATGCTCATCCACGCGGCCGTGTCCGCGCGCGCCGACGATCAAGGTCGATTCGCGTTCTTCGACGATCGCGGGGCCGCTGAAAGTTGCGCCGGGCCCGAGCGCATAGCGATCGTACACCGGCGTCTCGATGTAGCCGCCCTGTTCGGGGAAATAGGCGCGCCGGTTTCCTTTGAGCGCGCGTTTGCCGCCGTTAGTCTCGCGGGGCAAACGAAAGTCCATCGCCGGATTCGGTCCCCCCGCGACGACGCGCCAGTTGATTACCTCGAGAGGAACCTCCGGTCCTTTGCGTCCGTACAGGCTGCGATAGACTTCCTCGAACGCGCTTTGAATATTTCCCATGTGCCAGTCGCTCAACCGGCCGTCCGGCAGAGGCACGGATACTTCATGTCCCTGGCCGACGTAACGCATGTCCGCCGTGCGCTCATAGTGAATGTCCGACGGCGATAGCCCCGAGCTTTCCAGGATCGCGCGGCCTTCATCGGCCATCTCCGCCAGCAGCGTGTTGGCCGAAGTCCATTCCATGTTGTCGAGACGACTGTACGAGCTGCGCACGAAATCGAACGCCAGCGGCGCGGCGAGGAGTCCAAAGGTCGAGCCGACGCCCGCGCCGAACGGCGAGATCAGCGCGGGTAGGTGAAGAATCTCCGCGACGCGATAACCGTGGACCGGGCCGGCGCCGCCGAAGGCGTAGAGCGGCATGCGCCGCGGGTCCTTGCCGCGCTCGCCGAGATGGGCGCGCGCCGCGTTGGCCATATTTTCGCCGACGATCTGATGGATGCCCCAGGCGACTTGCTCGACGCTCAATCTTAATTTTTCCGCCAAACGCGACAGCGCACGGCGCGCAGCCTCGAGATCGAGTTTCATCCGGCCGCCAAGAAAATAATTTGCGTCCAAATAACCCAGCACCAGATCGGCGTCGGTCACCGTCGGCTCTTCGCCGCCGCGGCCATAGCAGGCCGGACCCGGCTCGGCGCCGGCGCTTTCCGGCCCGACCTTCAGCAAGCCGAGCGCGTCCACGCGCGCGACGCTGCCGCCGCCCGCGCCGATCTCGATCATGTCGATCACGGGAATTTTTACCGGGAGACCGCTGCCTTTTCTGAAGCGATATACGCGATCCACTTCGAACTCGTGCGCCTTGAGCGGCTTGCCGTCTTCCACCGCGCACAGTTTTGCCGTGGTCCCGCCCATGTCGAAGGAAAGAAGATCGGAAAATCCCGCGCGCGCGCCGAGATGGGCCGCGGCGAGCGCGCCCGCCGCCGGGCCGGACTCCAGCAGGCGCACGGGAAAGCGCGCCGCGGTCTCGGTGGTGGCGATGCCGCCGCTCGAGAGCATGACGAAAAAATTACCCTGAAACGAGAGCCGGTCGAGTCGCCGGCGGAGCTCCTGAAGATAGTCGGCGACGCGCTCCTGCACGTACACGTTGGCGACCGTGGTGCTCGTTCTCTGGTACTCGCGGATTTCCGCGACGACCTCGCAACTCAGCGAGACGCGGATCTCCGGCGCTGTCTCTTTGATAATTTCCGCTGTGCGGCGCTCGTGGGCGGGATTGCGAAAACTGTTCAAATAGCAAACGGCGATGGCTTGGATGCCTTTGTCACGCAGTTCGCCGACCAGACGGCGGACGAAAGCTTCGTCCAGCGGCTCGAGCACGCTGCCGTCGGCGGCGACGCGCTCGGGGACGTCGAAGCGTAGATAGCGCGGCACCAGCGGCCTGGGGAAATCGAGGTTGAGATCGTAAAGCTCGTAGCGCTGCTCGCGGCCGATCTCGAGCGCGTCGCGGAAACCCGACGTTGTAAGCAGGGCAGTGGGTGCGCCTTTGCGCTCGATGATCGCGTTGGTGACGAGCGTCGTGCCGTGGACCAGCGTGCCGCCTGTGGTGAGCGAAGTCGAACCATCGCCCAGCGCCGGCCCGAGTGCCGCCTCTACCGCCAAGCTGGGATCGCCCGGAGTCGTCAGCGTCTTGCCGATGACGGCGCGGCCGTCCGCGCCGATCAAAAGAAGATCGGTGAAGGTGCCGCCGATGTCCACGCCCACACGATACATAAATTTTGGATTTTAGATTTTCGATTTTAGATTGAATCCAAAATCGGCAATCCAAAATCTAAAATGGGCCTTTTTTCATCTTTGCGAAAAAAGGTCGAGCACCCGCTGCGTCTGGTGATTGGCGGCGGGACGGAGCAGCGGGATCTTGACGCCGGCGTCGCGGTATTGCTGGACGCGCTTCTTCACCTCATCCGGCGTCCCGCTCGCGGTCATGCCCTCGACGTAGGAATCCGGAATCGCCTTGATGAGTCCGTCCATTCCTCCGGCGGCGTGGGCCTTCTCGAACAGTGGAATGTCTTCCTTCCTGATGTAAGGCTCGCCGACGCGCATCTTCGGCCCTGCGATGAAGGAGATCTGGACCGGATCGAGCTTTGTCGCCACTTCCCAGCGGACTTGATCGAGCGCTTTCTTATGGTCGTCCTCGACCGAGCAGTTGATGATCTGCGCGACCTCGAACTTGGAGAAATTTCTGCCCGCGGCTTCGGCCGACTGGCGAATGATCTTGAGCGCGTTCACCGTATATTCCGGCGAGCAGACCGCGTTCAGAACGACGCCGTCGGCGACTTGCCCGGCGAGCTTGAGGCCGGTCGTGCTCGTCGCCGGAGCGTAAATCGGAATGAACGTGCGAATCGGCTTCCAGCCTAATCCTACGTTGTCGAAGTTGACGTACTGGCCGTGGTAGGAAACTTTCTCGCCGGTGAGAAGCAGGCGCATCGACTCGATGTATTCCTTCAGCACTTGTGCCGGCGTGGCGGTCACGTCCGGATCGAGGGCGTGCACTCGCTGGTGACTTTTCGTGCAGGCGCCCGGCGCCATCGTCATCCGCCCTCCGGTCAGCTCGTCCAGGCTCGCCAGTGACTGCGCCATGACGAGCGGGCTGCGGAGGCGGACGATCTGAGTGGAGCCGAGAATCATCTTCTTCGTCGCCAAACCAATGGCGGCCAGCGCCGTTACCGAGTCGCGCATGATCTCGATGGTCTCCGAGAAAAAAGCCATCTCGTAGCCGCGCTCTTCCGCTTGCCGCATCAAGGCGGCGATCTCTCTCACGTTGGTAAATTTGCCGTAGCCTAGCGCAAAACCGACTCGTGCCACGTTTTCTCCTCTCCAGCGCGCGTGATATGAGTTCGTAGCTACCCTCAAAAGGAGTCGCTGTCAAACCATGTGTATCAGAAAGCGCGCCGGGTTTCAGCTTTTCGGACCGGCGCCGTCGGTTTGACATCCCAAATTTGTCTGTGTTAGTCGCGAGAGAGGCGCAGGCATCATGGAGACGAATTCTCATCAAGAACGACGCCGTGATCGCCATGATCATCGACGCCGCGCCGTGATGGAGAGGCTCCCGTACAAGCTACAACCCAAATAGCCGTTTGAGTAGATCAGCCAAGACGAGAAAATTTTTTGCCAGGAGGTCACGTCATGGGCAAGCGAATCTCCGAGCTAATTTTTGTCGGACTCCTTTCCGTTCTGATTGCGGGAGCGGCTTCTGCCGCTCAGGTGCCAAAGGCGGGCGGCGTTCTCAATGCCACGCTCACCGAGGCGCCGCCCAGCTTCTCACTCCACGAAGAGGTCACGATCTCGACGGTCTGGCCGATGATGCCCTGCTACAACAACCTGATTCTCTTTGATCCATTAAAGAAGCAGGAGAGCATGGAGACGATCATCCCGGAGCTGGCGGAGAAATGGACGTTACAGGACGGCGGAAGGAGCCTGGTCTTTTTTCTCAGGAAGGACGTGAAGTGGCACGACGGCCGGCCCTTTAGTTCGAAAGACGTGAAACATACCTTTGATACCATTCGGGAAGTCGAAGGAGTGACGGCCAAGCTCCGTGTGAACCCGCGCAAGCTCTGGTACGAGAACGTGGAGTCGATCGACGCGAGCACGCCCGACGCGGTGGTCTTCCGGCTCAAGCGTCCGCAGCAGTCGCTCATCCTCATGCTGGCCTCCGGTTACGCGCCGATCTATCCCGCTCACGTTCCGGTCACCGAGCTGCGCTCCAAGTGCCTAGGCACCGGCCCGTTCAAGCTCAAGGAGTACCGGCAGGGCGAGCTGATCGAGATGGTGAAAAATCCCGATTACTTCGTCAAGGGCCGGCCCTATCTCGACGGCATCCGCTACACCATCATCAAAGATCGCTCCACCCGCTACGCGGCCCTGCAGGCGGGCCGGCAGGACATCCCGTTTATCTGGGAAGTCGCGAAAACAAACGCCGAGACGACGAAACGCGCCGTGCCGAAGCTCGTTCTCGTCGAATCGAGCACCAACGTCAACGACCACATTCTGGTGAACCTCACGCGGCCGCTGTTCAAGGAGCCGAAGATCCGGAACGCCGTCAGTCTCGCCGTCGATCGCAAGGGCTACATCCAGGCCGGCAGGCAGGGCGCGGCGATTATCGGCGGCGTGATGCTGCCGAAGCCGTATGGCGTGTGGGGATTGCCGGAGGCCGAGCAGAAAAAGATCCCGGGCTTTGGCGATGCGGCCAAAAACAAAGCCGAAGCGAAAAAACTCCTGGCCGAAATGGGCTACGGGCCGTCCAAGCCGCTCAAGTTCACCGTCTCGACCCGCGCGATCCCGATTTACGTCGACATCTCCGGCTTCATCATCGACCAGTTCAAGCAAGTGGGGATCGAGGCCACGCTGGAGCAGGTGGAGACCGGCGTGTGGCACGCGAAGATGACGCGGCGGGAATTCGACGTCGCCGTCAACGCGACCGGCATCGGCCCGGACGATCCGGACGCCAATCTGTACGAGAATTTCAAATGCGTCTCGGCCCGCAATTACTCGGCCTACTGCAGCGAAGAGATGGACCGGCTGATCGAGCAGCAGTCGCAGACTCTCGAGCAGAAGAAGCGTCTGCAGCTCGTCAATGAGATCGACAAACGCCTCCAGCTCGACGGCGCGCGCATGATGCTCGGCTGGAGCAAAGAGTACGTGGTCATGTGGCCGCACGTGAAGAACGTCGTGCCGCACCAGTCGATTTACAACTACGGACGGATGCAGGAAGTTTGGCTCGATAAGTGACGCGCCGTGTTCTTTTACCTTCTCCAGCGTCTGCTCACCGCCGTTCTGACCCTGTTCGGAATGTCGGTCTTGATCTTCGTCATGCTGCGCGTCGTTCCCGGAGATATCGTCGATATCATCTTTTCCGCGGCAGGCTTCGTGAACCCGGCGGACAAGGCCGCGCTGGCGCGCGAGATGGGCTTGGACCGGCCGATCGCGGTGCAATACGGCCGCTGGCTCAGGGACATCGCGAAAGGGGACTTGGGGAAGTCTTACCGCTATGACGTGCCCGCCTGGCAGATCGTCAAGCCGCGCATTCCCGTCACGGTCGAGTTAGCCGTCCTTGCAATTTTGATCGCGGTCGTCCTGGGAGTTTTCACCGGCGTGGTGAGCGCCGCGCGCCAGGACAGCGCCCTAGACTATGTCCTGCGCATCTTCAGTCTCGCCGGCCTCTCCATGCCCTCGTTCTGGCTCGGCATGCTGATCATTCTCTTTCTGGTCTCCTGGGCGGGATGGATTCCGGCAATGACTTACGTCTCGCCGTTTCAGGATCTGCGCGCGCATCTCCTTCAGTTTATCTTTCCCGCTCTGGCGGTCGGCTACCGCGGCTCCGCCCTGATCATGCGCATCACCCGCTCCGCGATGCTGGAAGTCCTGCGCGAGGATTACATTCGAACAGCGCGGGCCAAGGGGCTGCGTGAGCGGTCCGTGGTGTTCGGCCACGCGCTGAGCAACGCCATGCTTCCCATCATCACCGTGACCGGCTTCGAGTTCGCCTTCATGATCGGCGGGCTGGTCGTCACCGAGACCGTGTTCAATCTTCCCGGCGTGGCGCGCTACCTCGTCGACGCGATTCTCTGGCGCGATTATCCGGTGGCGCAAAATCTCGTCATGCTCATCGCCATCGTCGTGGTCGCGGTGAATCTCTCGGTCGATCTCCTGTACGGTTATCTCGATCCGCGCATCCGCTATGGAACCCGGTGAGCAACATGCCGGCGAAAAATTTCATTGATTCTTGTCGCCGGAAACCGCTGGGCGCTTTGGGCGGGTTACTGATCCTCGCGATGGTTCTGACGGCGG
Coding sequences within:
- a CDS encoding hydantoinase/oxoprolinase family protein: MYRVGVDIGGTFTDLLLIGADGRAVIGKTLTTPGDPSLAVEAALGPALGDGSTSLTTGGTLVHGTTLVTNAIIERKGAPTALLTTSGFRDALEIGREQRYELYDLNLDFPRPLVPRYLRFDVPERVAADGSVLEPLDEAFVRRLVGELRDKGIQAIAVCYLNSFRNPAHERRTAEIIKETAPEIRVSLSCEVVAEIREYQRTSTTVANVYVQERVADYLQELRRRLDRLSFQGNFFVMLSSGGIATTETAARFPVRLLESGPAAGALAAAHLGARAGFSDLLSFDMGGTTAKLCAVEDGKPLKAHEFEVDRVYRFRKGSGLPVKIPVIDMIEIGAGGGSVARVDALGLLKVGPESAGAEPGPACYGRGGEEPTVTDADLVLGYLDANYFLGGRMKLDLEAARRALSRLAEKLRLSVEQVAWGIHQIVGENMANAARAHLGERGKDPRRMPLYAFGGAGPVHGYRVAEILHLPALISPFGAGVGSTFGLLAAPLAFDFVRSSYSRLDNMEWTSANTLLAEMADEGRAILESSGLSPSDIHYERTADMRYVGQGHEVSVPLPDGRLSDWHMGNIQSAFEEVYRSLYGRKGPEVPLEVINWRVVAGGPNPAMDFRLPRETNGGKRALKGNRRAYFPEQGGYIETPVYDRYALGPGATFSGPAIVEERESTLIVGARGHGRVDEHLNVIVEFAHGR
- a CDS encoding SDR family oxidoreductase, encoding MELKGKVALVTGAATGIGAATVLALARAGAASVAINYRTAKKEAEKVAAQASKTGARTFCVHADVKNDDEVRRMFREVKKHFRRLDVLVNNAGVTHWVPVKDLASLTDEVWDDILDVNVKGAFRCVRAAAPLLVKSGGMIINVASISGVIAPATMSSLAYGTAKAALIHLTRGLAVALAPKVRVNAVAPAFTDTPWMKKHYAADYDRVRAKAGSGYPLKRIARPEDVASAIVGLVTGGDFVTGQTLIVDGGLSLS
- a CDS encoding hydantoinase B/oxoprolinase family protein gives rise to the protein MVGNSIDPVTLEVIWNRLLSVANEQQDALIRTAFSTIVRESQDLACGVFDTKGHMIAQSITGTPGHINAMASSMPHFLAAFPREKLAPGDVLITNDPWMTAGQINDITITTPIFKDGRLVAFFANTCHAADIGGRILSAEAREVYEEGLRLPIMKLFERGEANKILLQIIRANVRQPDEVVGDLYAQTACNDAGGRALLEMMKEFGLESIDPAAEEIIRRSEAAVREKIRALPKGEWQSETWSDGFEEPIVIRCRVAVEDDEILIDFAGSSPESAHGINVVLNYTHAYASFAVKAAIYPDVPHNEGSFRPVRVSAPPGSILNALEPAPVASRQAVGHFVPSAIFAALADALPGRLLVPGADPIWLSVWRGQNPPFTMTIFQVGGTGARPTKDGLSAVGFPSGVAGVPAEVIESLSPLVMRRRELRADSGGAGGWRGGLGQLTEFTSRGEGGWSVSSIVDRTRYAAPGLLGGKPGLAGELALDNGARPNPKSQIELARGQAVHLNLPGGGGYGDPLSRDPERVRQDVIAGYVTVEAAARDYGVVIRFTGRDDELVRLPEQWVIDVEETAKVRKKMKDEG
- a CDS encoding LLM class flavin-dependent oxidoreductase, which produces MARVGFALGYGKFTNVREIAALMRQAEERGYEMAFFSETIEIMRDSVTALAAIGLATKKMILGSTQIVRLRSPLVMAQSLASLDELTGGRMTMAPGACTKSHQRVHALDPDVTATPAQVLKEYIESMRLLLTGEKVSYHGQYVNFDNVGLGWKPIRTFIPIYAPATSTTGLKLAGQVADGVVLNAVCSPEYTVNALKIIRQSAEAAGRNFSKFEVAQIINCSVEDDHKKALDQVRWEVATKLDPVQISFIAGPKMRVGEPYIRKEDIPLFEKAHAAGGMDGLIKAIPDSYVEGMTASGTPDEVKKRVQQYRDAGVKIPLLRPAANHQTQRVLDLFSQR
- a CDS encoding ABC transporter substrate-binding protein produces the protein MGKRISELIFVGLLSVLIAGAASAAQVPKAGGVLNATLTEAPPSFSLHEEVTISTVWPMMPCYNNLILFDPLKKQESMETIIPELAEKWTLQDGGRSLVFFLRKDVKWHDGRPFSSKDVKHTFDTIREVEGVTAKLRVNPRKLWYENVESIDASTPDAVVFRLKRPQQSLILMLASGYAPIYPAHVPVTELRSKCLGTGPFKLKEYRQGELIEMVKNPDYFVKGRPYLDGIRYTIIKDRSTRYAALQAGRQDIPFIWEVAKTNAETTKRAVPKLVLVESSTNVNDHILVNLTRPLFKEPKIRNAVSLAVDRKGYIQAGRQGAAIIGGVMLPKPYGVWGLPEAEQKKIPGFGDAAKNKAEAKKLLAEMGYGPSKPLKFTVSTRAIPIYVDISGFIIDQFKQVGIEATLEQVETGVWHAKMTRREFDVAVNATGIGPDDPDANLYENFKCVSARNYSAYCSEEMDRLIEQQSQTLEQKKRLQLVNEIDKRLQLDGARMMLGWSKEYVVMWPHVKNVVPHQSIYNYGRMQEVWLDK
- a CDS encoding ABC transporter permease, with the translated sequence MFFYLLQRLLTAVLTLFGMSVLIFVMLRVVPGDIVDIIFSAAGFVNPADKAALAREMGLDRPIAVQYGRWLRDIAKGDLGKSYRYDVPAWQIVKPRIPVTVELAVLAILIAVVLGVFTGVVSAARQDSALDYVLRIFSLAGLSMPSFWLGMLIILFLVSWAGWIPAMTYVSPFQDLRAHLLQFIFPALAVGYRGSALIMRITRSAMLEVLREDYIRTARAKGLRERSVVFGHALSNAMLPIITVTGFEFAFMIGGLVVTETVFNLPGVARYLVDAILWRDYPVAQNLVMLIAIVVVAVNLSVDLLYGYLDPRIRYGTR